In Halorhabdus rudnickae, the following proteins share a genomic window:
- a CDS encoding DUF6036 family nucleotidyltransferase: protein MTSRPQFDAAYIETELVELGATLRTEVTAYLIGGGAMAFRGLKDTTKDIDLVVTTDTGFDRLLAALNDRGYEEVSELDETYQRLGARLCVENDDGCRIDLFNRQVADKLIFSDGMESRSEAYLTGDELTVQLTALEDVFLFKSVAKRPDDIDDMNTLVQTNLDFDAIEREIETQVELLGGKRFTTHIAESLDALYEQYEVQTPLRDSVDTYYAEYMAALEVRLVLSEDEPKSVEAIAAERGLDQRHVRKQLEQLQAYGYVEQTESGFVDTGKRDAFEE from the coding sequence ATGACATCCCGCCCACAGTTCGACGCCGCGTATATCGAGACCGAATTGGTAGAACTCGGAGCCACGCTACGCACCGAGGTAACAGCCTATCTCATCGGGGGCGGAGCGATGGCGTTTCGAGGATTGAAGGACACGACCAAGGACATCGATTTGGTTGTCACAACCGACACTGGATTCGACCGGCTACTTGCTGCGTTGAACGACCGCGGATATGAAGAAGTCTCTGAACTCGATGAGACGTACCAACGGTTGGGAGCCAGGTTGTGCGTCGAAAACGACGATGGGTGCCGAATAGACCTATTCAATCGACAAGTCGCCGACAAGCTCATCTTCAGCGATGGGATGGAAAGTCGAAGCGAGGCGTATCTCACGGGCGATGAACTCACTGTTCAGTTAACGGCGCTTGAGGACGTGTTCTTGTTCAAATCAGTCGCTAAACGCCCTGATGATATCGACGACATGAATACGCTAGTGCAGACGAACTTGGACTTCGATGCGATCGAGCGCGAAATCGAGACACAGGTCGAATTACTCGGTGGGAAGCGGTTCACGACGCATATCGCTGAGTCGCTCGATGCGTTGTACGAGCAATACGAGGTTCAAACCCCTCTCAGAGACAGTGTTGATACGTACTACGCGGAGTATATGGCAGCGTTGGAAGTCAGGCTCGTCTTGAGTGAAGACGAACCGAAATCTGTCGAAGCGATCGCAGCAGAGCGTGGTCTCGATCAGCGTCACGTCCGGAAACAGTTAGAACAACTCCAAGCGTACGGGTATGTCGAACAAACGGAGTCAGGATTCGTTGATACAGGCAAGCGGGATGCGTTCGAGGAGTGA
- a CDS encoding tyrosine-type recombinase/integrase, with protein sequence MSLEPIDPKTALELYLADKANELAEASLKGHEYRLGHFVRWCDEIEGIENLNTLTGRQLHRYRLWRREDGDLNKVSEKTQMDTLRVFIRWLESIDGVEQDLSEKVLSPSITPDENSRDVMLDSDAATKVLAHLEKYEYASIQHVAIALMWHTMMRVGGVHALDVEDYNPDEQYIKVRHRPETGTPIKNQGKGARMVALSEQVCELLDDWLDTKRPAVTDEHGRKPMLASREGRTNKTTLRAYVYRWTRPCVYSTECPHDRELGECTALERDTAYNCPSSVSPHAIRRGSITHSLNSDMPDKVVNDRANVSQRVIEQHYDRRTEREKMEQRRDYLDDL encoded by the coding sequence ATGAGTCTCGAACCAATCGACCCCAAAACCGCGCTAGAACTGTACCTCGCAGACAAGGCAAACGAACTGGCGGAAGCCTCCCTCAAGGGCCATGAGTATCGTCTTGGTCACTTTGTCCGGTGGTGTGATGAGATTGAGGGTATTGAGAACCTCAATACGCTCACTGGTCGTCAATTGCATCGGTACCGACTCTGGCGACGCGAAGACGGTGACCTGAACAAGGTCAGCGAGAAGACCCAGATGGACACATTGCGTGTGTTCATCCGTTGGCTGGAATCAATCGACGGTGTAGAACAGGACCTGAGCGAGAAAGTATTGTCTCCGTCGATCACGCCCGACGAGAACTCTCGGGATGTGATGCTCGACAGTGACGCCGCCACGAAAGTGCTCGCTCATCTGGAGAAGTACGAGTATGCGAGTATCCAGCATGTTGCAATCGCATTGATGTGGCACACGATGATGCGAGTCGGTGGTGTTCACGCCCTTGATGTTGAGGACTACAACCCAGACGAACAGTATATCAAGGTCCGTCACCGTCCGGAGACGGGCACACCGATCAAGAACCAAGGAAAGGGAGCTCGGATGGTCGCTCTTTCTGAGCAGGTGTGTGAACTGTTGGACGACTGGTTGGATACGAAGCGACCAGCAGTGACTGACGAGCACGGTCGAAAGCCAATGCTGGCCTCGCGAGAAGGCCGAACGAACAAGACGACACTCCGTGCTTATGTTTACCGGTGGACACGCCCCTGTGTCTACAGTACTGAGTGTCCACATGACCGCGAACTGGGGGAATGTACGGCATTGGAACGTGACACCGCTTACAATTGTCCGTCAAGCGTGAGTCCACATGCAATTCGTCGTGGAAGCATCACCCACAGTCTGAATAGCGATATGCCGGACAAAGTCGTTAATGACCGAGCAAACGTCAGCCAACGGGTGATCGAACAGCACTACGATCGCCGAACGGAACGGGAGAAGATGGAACAGCGGAGGGATTACTTGGACGACCTGTAG